The genomic window CTTTTTACCTTTAACAGTCAAATCAATGAAGAAATTAGTAATTTATTTGAATTTTTTGAACATAACTACAAAGTTTATGATTATCAGCATTTGCTTGTAGCTCCCCACCAGCTTAGAAAGAAATATTTGAACCTGATTCGAAGGGAAACAGAAAATGCATCCCAGGGAAAGGAGGCGTTCATCTGTGCAAAAATGAATAGCCTTGTGGACAAGGAAATGATAGATGCGCTTTATGAAGCAAACAATGCAGGCGTTAAGATCGATCTGATAATCAGGGGCATCTGCTCCCTTGTGCCCGGCGTTGAAGGACAGAGCGAAAACATCAATGCCATTAGTATTGTAGATAAATATCTTGAACATTCAAGGATTTTTGTATTTTGCAATGAGGGGGATACTAAATACTACATCTCATCTGCTGACTGGATGGTACGCAATCTTGACAAAAGAGTAGAAGTTGCCACCCCCATATATGATCCGGATATACAGAAAGAACTCTGGGACTTTATGAAAATACAGTTCAACGACAGGAAAAAAGCAAGGATTATCAATGAGAAACAGGATAATCCCTACCTGATAAGTGTTGACGATAAAGAAGTCAGATGCCAGGACGAAATATATGATTATCTGGCCAGAAAGACCAGGCAGGCTAATAAATGAAATTTGCTGCTATTGATGTAGGGTCCAATGCTATCAGACTCCTGTTTTCACGGGTAGAGGATGAAACCGGCCAGCCTTATTTTGAAAGGGTTTCCTTGCTCAGGATACCGCTGAGGCTGGGTGATGATGCATTCATCAACAAGAAAATATCCGAAGAAAAAGCAGACAAACTTGTAGAATTAATGCAGGCTTTCAGACACCTAATAAATGTCTACCAGCCTATAGAATACATGGCTTATGCAACATCGGCAATGCGAGAGTCTAAAAATCACAAAAAAATAGTAAACCGGATCAAAAAAGAATGTGATATCGACCTGCAGGTCATTGAAGGAAAAAAGGAAGCAAAAGTAATTTATTCCAATCACATAGAAAAAATACTGGACAGGAATGGGTCATATCTATACATCGATGTAGGAGGAGGAAGTACCGAAATTACTTTTTTCAAGGGAAAACATGCGGTCAAATCCCGCTCTTTTAACATTGGAACAATCCGGATAAAAGAAGGGTTGGTGCCAAAGAGGAATTGGAAAAGGATGAAAAAATGGATCAAAGATACTCTTGAAGATGAAGAAAATGTTTGCGCAATCGGTACTGGAGGAAATATAAACAAATTATTCAAACATGCCGGAAAAAAAGAAGGAAAACCCCTGAAATATAAAAAACTCAAACGAACGTCAAACTACCTGGGCAAGTTCACTGTTGAAGAACGCATAATCAAATTCAATATGAAACCGGATCGTGCTGATGTAATCGTACCGGCTTCAAAGGTGTACCTATCAGCTATGAAGTGGGGAAATATCAATAAAATCTATGTCCCAAAGATTGGTCTTGCCGATGGTATGGTTCATGTAATGTACAAAAAACATAAAGAAAATTTTGTCTGATTAATTTTTGAGTTTTTCTTCAATTGCTTCCGTGACGGTTTTCAGGGCCTTTATACGGGCATATTTTTTATCGTTAGCTTCCACAATTGTCCATGGGGCATAAGTAGTGCTTGTTTTTTCAAGCATCTCATCTACAGCTTCACGGTATGCATCCCAATTTTCGCGGTTTCGCCAATCCTCTTGAGTGATTTTCCATTGTTTGTGAGGAATTTCACTTCTTTTCTGGAACCTTTCAAACTGGGTATCCTGATCTATTTGTAACCAGAACTTAACGACTACAGCATTCCAGTCGGTAAGCATCGCTTCAAACTCATTAATCTCCCGATAAGCACGTTTCCACTCGTTTTCCGTGCATATCTGTTCTACCCGTTCTACCATGACCCTGCCATACCAGCTACGATCAAAAATAGCAATTCTACCGGCGGGCGGGATTTCCTTTAAGAATCTCCAGAGATAATGACGCGAGATTTCATAATCATTGGGAGCGCCAATGGGAATAACCGAATAGAGACGTGGATTGAGCCGGTGAGCTAGCCTTCGGATATTACCCCCTTTACCTGATGCATCCCAGCCTTCATAAATAATAATTACAGGAATCTGGCGCTTCAGCAATTCATATTGCAAATGCCTCAAACGTTCCTGATAGTCTTTTTTTTTCTTTTTGTATTCTTTTTTATCAATAGTTTTTTCCATATCAGTGCGTGCCAGTATGGAAGTTTTAAGGGATGGCATTCCCGGTAAATCCTCTTT from Methanohalophilus halophilus includes these protein-coding regions:
- a CDS encoding Ppx/GppA phosphatase family protein, whose translation is MKFAAIDVGSNAIRLLFSRVEDETGQPYFERVSLLRIPLRLGDDAFINKKISEEKADKLVELMQAFRHLINVYQPIEYMAYATSAMRESKNHKKIVNRIKKECDIDLQVIEGKKEAKVIYSNHIEKILDRNGSYLYIDVGGGSTEITFFKGKHAVKSRSFNIGTIRIKEGLVPKRNWKRMKKWIKDTLEDEENVCAIGTGGNINKLFKHAGKKEGKPLKYKKLKRTSNYLGKFTVEERIIKFNMKPDRADVIVPASKVYLSAMKWGNINKIYVPKIGLADGMVHVMYKKHKENFV
- the pap gene encoding polyphosphate:AMP phosphotransferase translates to MLEKVDLSKKIDDKEYKDLVDKLEIKMGELQRKSWKMQVPIIVVFEGWHASGMSDIINRFILPMDPRGFRFHTATSPTDEEKLRPLLWRFWTKVPARGQVAIFDRSWYRRAIIEHIEKNNGKGLGRCLQGIRSFERQLADDGYLIIKFFLHISKEKQQQRFKELEKNNGDLFIVGEDEVDYANEYETYLYTVEKILENTDSFRAPWTIVEANNRNFATVKIMTAFINAMEDKLKEVDYKSVTETTVDLFPKEDLPGMPSLKTSILARTDMEKTIDKKEYKKKKKDYQERLRHLQYELLKRQIPVIIIYEGWDASGKGGNIRRLAHRLNPRLYSVIPIGAPNDYEISRHYLWRFLKEIPPAGRIAIFDRSWYGRVMVERVEQICTENEWKRAYREINEFEAMLTDWNAVVVKFWLQIDQDTQFERFQKRSEIPHKQWKITQEDWRNRENWDAYREAVDEMLEKTSTTYAPWTIVEANDKKYARIKALKTVTEAIEEKLKN